In the Candidatus Latescibacter sp. genome, one interval contains:
- a CDS encoding glucose-1-phosphate adenylyltransferase has product MNRVLAVILGGGRGIRLQPLTKLRAKPAVPIAGKFRLIDIPISNCINSGIKHIYVLTQFNHVSLHRHIYQTYKFDSFSTGFVEVLAAQQTLSSDQWYQGTADAVRQQLPHLRAQNMDHVLILAGDHLYQMDYSQFVDFHRETGADLTVAVKPVLREQTGEFGILKTDYNNRIIDFQEKPNENEVESLISDTGEPEKPFLASMGIYVFNRGLLVRLLTGEKKDDFGRHIIPYAIKHLNVKAYKFHGYWEDIGTIKTFFRANLALTDPFPAFDLYRREKPIYTRPRYLPASKVDGCTIQQSIICEGCILDKCEIERSIIGIRSKLSPGSRLKNVVMMGADAFETLEEIDLDRMAGSPMVGTGNDTVIENAIIDKNARIGDRVRLVNENHVMEGVYDTFEVHDGIIVVYKNAIIPSGTMF; this is encoded by the coding sequence ATGAATAGAGTACTTGCGGTAATTCTCGGCGGCGGAAGGGGAATCCGCCTTCAACCTCTTACCAAGCTCAGGGCAAAACCTGCGGTTCCCATTGCAGGGAAATTCCGGCTCATAGATATTCCTATCTCGAACTGCATCAATTCAGGTATAAAACATATCTATGTCCTGACCCAGTTCAACCATGTTTCCCTGCACCGGCATATCTATCAGACTTACAAATTCGATTCCTTTTCCACAGGTTTCGTCGAAGTTCTCGCCGCCCAGCAGACTCTTTCAAGCGACCAGTGGTACCAGGGAACCGCCGACGCTGTCCGTCAGCAGCTTCCCCATCTCCGCGCCCAGAATATGGACCATGTCTTAATTCTTGCCGGAGACCACCTGTACCAGATGGACTACTCACAATTCGTCGACTTCCACCGTGAAACGGGCGCGGATCTCACTGTAGCGGTTAAACCGGTTTTGCGGGAACAGACCGGTGAATTCGGAATCCTGAAAACCGATTACAACAACCGCATTATCGATTTTCAAGAAAAGCCAAATGAAAACGAGGTGGAAAGCCTCATTTCGGATACCGGCGAACCAGAAAAACCTTTCCTGGCTTCCATGGGAATTTATGTCTTCAACCGCGGTCTTCTCGTCCGCCTCCTTACAGGAGAAAAGAAAGATGATTTCGGAAGGCACATCATTCCCTACGCCATCAAGCACCTCAACGTAAAAGCTTACAAGTTTCACGGTTACTGGGAAGACATAGGAACCATCAAAACCTTTTTCCGCGCCAATCTTGCCCTTACCGATCCGTTTCCCGCTTTCGACCTCTACCGGCGTGAGAAGCCCATCTATACACGGCCCCGCTATCTTCCGGCGAGCAAGGTGGACGGCTGTACTATACAACAATCGATCATCTGCGAGGGCTGTATTCTCGATAAATGTGAGATCGAACGATCCATCATCGGGATACGTTCCAAGCTCTCGCCCGGTTCCAGGCTGAAAAACGTGGTGATGATGGGAGCAGATGCCTTTGAAACCCTCGAGGAAATCGACCTTGACCGTATGGCGGGCTCTCCCATGGTGGGAACCGGAAACGATACGGTCATAGAAAACGCAATCATCGACAAGAATGCCCGCATCGGCGACCGGGTCAGGCTGGTCAATGAAAACCATGTCATGGAAGGGGTCTATGATACTTTCGAGGTGCATGACGGAATCATCGTAGTTTACAAGAATGCCATTATACCCTCCGGAACGATGTTCTAA